One part of the Arabidopsis thaliana chromosome 1 sequence genome encodes these proteins:
- the APT1 gene encoding adenine phosphoribosyl transferase 1 (adenine phosphoribosyl transferase 1 (APT1); CONTAINS InterPro DOMAIN/s: Adenine phosphoribosyl transferase (InterPro:IPR005764), Phosphoribosyltransferase (InterPro:IPR000836); BEST Arabidopsis thaliana protein match is: adenine phosphoribosyl transferase 3 (TAIR:AT4G22570.1).): MQTIIISPLVSHRLCLARAVPCNRLLNNHHRAPPSIRLSNHRSTTSLRLFSSAGSLCVCKSDAEYFAKAAASRDSEMATEDVQDPRIAKIASSIRVIPDFPKPGIMFQDITTLLLDTEAFKDTIALFVDRYKDKGISVVAGVEARGFIFGPPIALAIGAKFVPMRKPKKLPGTFLFLPLVACDFDIKLHERSQLGSWKVISEEYSLEYGTDTIEMHVGAVEPGERAIIIDDLIATGGTLAAAIRLLERVGVKIVECACVIELPELKGKEKLGETSLFVLVKSAA, encoded by the exons AtgcaaacaataataatttctCCACTTGTTTCTCATCGTCTCTGTCTTGCTCGTGCTGTTCCTTGCAACCGTCTTCTCAACAACCACCACCGTGCTCCTCCTTCGATCCGCCTCTCAAACCACCGTTCAACCACCTCACTCCGCCTCTTCTCCTCCGCCG GGTCTCTCTGTGTTTGCAAATCTGACGCCGAGTATTTTGCTAAAGCAGCAGCCAGTCGGGACAGTGAAATGGCGACTGAAGATGTGCAAGATCCCAGAATCGCTAAGATTGCCTCTTCCATTAGAGTCATCCCCGACTTCCCTAAACCAG GAATCATGTTTCAGGACATAACGACGCTTCTTCTCGACACTGAGGCCTTTAAGGATACTAttgctttgtttgttgatagatacaaagataaaggCATATCTGTTGTTGCAG GTGTTGAAGCTAGAGGTTTCATTTTTGGCCCTCCTATTGCGTTGGCTATTGGTGCCAAATTTGTTCCCATGAGGAAGCCCAAGAAGCTACCTGgtacatttttatttcttcctcTAGTTGCTTGTGATTTTGACATTAAGTTACATGAAAGGTCTCAATTAGGAAGTT GGAAGGTTATTTCGGAGGAGTATTCGTTGGAGTATGGAACAGATACGATTGAGATGCACGTAGGTGCAGTAGAGCCTGGTGAGCGTGCTATTATTATTGATGACCTCATTGCCACGGGTGGGACTCTCGCTGCTGCAATCCGACTACTTG AACGAGTAGGAGTGAAGATTGTTGAATGTGCTTGCGTAATTGAGTTACCAGAGCTTAAG GGAAAGGAGAAACTAGGAGAGACGTCGCTATTTGTTCTTGTAAAGTCGGCTGCTTAA
- the GUT2 gene encoding Exostosin family protein (GUT2; FUNCTIONS IN: glucuronoxylan glucuronosyltransferase activity, catalytic activity; INVOLVED IN: secondary cell wall biogenesis, glucuronoxylan biosynthetic process; LOCATED IN: endomembrane system, membrane; EXPRESSED IN: 25 plant structures; EXPRESSED DURING: 14 growth stages; CONTAINS InterPro DOMAIN/s: Exostosin-like (InterPro:IPR004263); BEST Arabidopsis thaliana protein match is: Exostosin family protein (TAIR:AT5G61840.1); Has 1460 Blast hits to 1436 proteins in 120 species: Archae - 0; Bacteria - 14; Metazoa - 310; Fungi - 4; Plants - 1003; Viruses - 0; Other Eukaryotes - 129 (source: NCBI BLink).), with translation MKIHSCLSAILLFLFFSASSAKQNVRTERISGSAGDVLEDDPVGKLKVYVYELPSKYNKKLLQKDPRCLTHMFAAEIFMHRFLLSSPVRTRNPDEADWFYTPIYPTCDLTPTGLPLPFKSPRMMRSSIQLISSNWPYWNRTEGADHFFVVPHDFGACFHYQEEKAIERGILPLLQRATLVQTFGQRNHVCLDEGSITIPPFAPPQKMQAHFIPPDIPRSIFVYFRGLFYDVNNDPEGGYYARGARAAVWENFKNNPLFDISTDHPTTYYEDMQRAIFCLCPLGWAPWSPRLVEAVVFGCIPVIIADDIVLPFADAIPWEEIGVFVAEKDVPELDTILTSIPTEVILRKQRLLANPSMKRAMLFPQPAQPGDAFHQILNGLARKLPHDKSIYLKTGEKALNWTAGPVADLKPW, from the exons ATGAAAATCCACTCTTGCCTCTCCGCCATTCTTctgttcctcttcttctctgcttcttccgCTAAACAAAATGTTCGGACAGAGCGAATTTCAG GAAGTGCTGGTGATGTTTTGGAGGATGATCCAGTGGGAAAGCTTAAGGTTTATGTATATGAGCTTCCAAGCAAGTACAACAAGAAATTACTGCAAAAGGATCCTCGATGTCTTACACACATGTTTGCTGCTGAGATTTTTATGCACAGGTTCCTTTTATCTAGTCCTGTTCGAACGCGTAATCCTGATGAAGCTGATTGGTTTTACACGCCAATTTATCCTACTTGCGACCTCACTCCTACCGGCTTGCCATTACCGTTTAAATCGCCGCGTATGATGAGAAGTTCGATACAACTAATCTCATCAAATTGGCCTTATTGGAATCGGACTGAAGGAGCTGATCACTTCTTTGTTGTGCCCCATGACTTTGGAGCTTGCTTCCATTATCAG GAGGAAAAAGCCATTGAAAGAGGGATACTTCCACTACTCCAGCGTGCCACTTTGGTTCAGACATTTGGTCAAAGGAACCATGTCTGTTTGGACGAAGGCTCGATCACTATTCCTCCTTTTGCACCTCCACAGAAGATGCAGGCCCATTTTATTCCTCCAGATATTCCACGCTCTATCTTTGTCTACTTCCGCGGTTTATTTTATGATGTTAACAACGACCCCGAAGGTGGATATTATGCAAG AGGTGCAAGAGCAGCGGTGTGGGAGAACTTCAAGAACAACCCTTTGTTTGACATCTCAACAGATCACCCGACAACATACTACGAAGACATGCAGAGAGCCATCTTCTGTCTATGTCCTCTAGGATGGGCTCCATGGAGCCCTAGGTTAGTTGAAGCAGTTGTGTTTGGGTGCATTCCAGTTATCATAGCAGACGACATAGTACTGCCTTTCGCAGACGCCATCCCCTGGGAAGAAATAGGAGTCTTTGTTGCGGAAAAAGACGTCCCTGAACTAGACACGATCCTAACCTCAATACCAACAGAAGTGATCCTCAGAAAACAGAGACTCCTCGCAAATCCTTCGATGAAACGAGCCATGCTTTTCCCTCAACCTGCACAACCAGGGGATGCATTCCATCAGATACTTAACGGGCTAGCTCGGAAGTTACCCCACGACAAAAGCATATACTTGAAGACAGGTGAGAAGGCACTGAACTGGACTGCTGGTCCGGTTGCTGACCTGAAACCTTGGTAA
- the APT1 gene encoding adenine phosphoribosyl transferase 1 (adenine phosphoribosyl transferase 1 (APT1); FUNCTIONS IN: adenine phosphoribosyltransferase activity; INVOLVED IN: response to cadmium ion, adenine salvage; LOCATED IN: cytosol, chloroplast, plasma membrane, plant-type cell wall; EXPRESSED IN: 24 plant structures; EXPRESSED DURING: 14 growth stages; CONTAINS InterPro DOMAIN/s: Adenine phosphoribosyl transferase (InterPro:IPR005764), Phosphoribosyltransferase (InterPro:IPR000836); BEST Arabidopsis thaliana protein match is: adenine phosphoribosyl transferase 3 (TAIR:AT4G22570.1); Has 9277 Blast hits to 9277 proteins in 2485 species: Archae - 216; Bacteria - 6424; Metazoa - 180; Fungi - 181; Plants - 165; Viruses - 0; Other Eukaryotes - 2111 (source: NCBI BLink).): protein MQTIIISPLVSHRLCLARAVPCNRLLNNHHRAPPSIRLSNHRSTTSLRLFSSAAASRDSEMATEDVQDPRIAKIASSIRVIPDFPKPGIMFQDITTLLLDTEAFKDTIALFVDRYKDKGISVVAGVEARGFIFGPPIALAIGAKFVPMRKPKKLPGKVISEEYSLEYGTDTIEMHVGAVEPGERAIIIDDLIATGGTLAAAIRLLERVGVKIVECACVIELPELKGKEKLGETSLFVLVKSAA from the exons AtgcaaacaataataatttctCCACTTGTTTCTCATCGTCTCTGTCTTGCTCGTGCTGTTCCTTGCAACCGTCTTCTCAACAACCACCACCGTGCTCCTCCTTCGATCCGCCTCTCAAACCACCGTTCAACCACCTCACTCCGCCTCTTCTCCTCCGCCG CAGCCAGTCGGGACAGTGAAATGGCGACTGAAGATGTGCAAGATCCCAGAATCGCTAAGATTGCCTCTTCCATTAGAGTCATCCCCGACTTCCCTAAACCAG GAATCATGTTTCAGGACATAACGACGCTTCTTCTCGACACTGAGGCCTTTAAGGATACTAttgctttgtttgttgatagatacaaagataaaggCATATCTGTTGTTGCAG GTGTTGAAGCTAGAGGTTTCATTTTTGGCCCTCCTATTGCGTTGGCTATTGGTGCCAAATTTGTTCCCATGAGGAAGCCCAAGAAGCTACCTG GGAAGGTTATTTCGGAGGAGTATTCGTTGGAGTATGGAACAGATACGATTGAGATGCACGTAGGTGCAGTAGAGCCTGGTGAGCGTGCTATTATTATTGATGACCTCATTGCCACGGGTGGGACTCTCGCTGCTGCAATCCGACTACTTG AACGAGTAGGAGTGAAGATTGTTGAATGTGCTTGCGTAATTGAGTTACCAGAGCTTAAG GGAAAGGAGAAACTAGGAGAGACGTCGCTATTTGTTCTTGTAAAGTCGGCTGCTTAA
- the APT1 gene encoding adenine phosphoribosyl transferase 1 (adenine phosphoribosyl transferase 1 (APT1); FUNCTIONS IN: adenine phosphoribosyltransferase activity; INVOLVED IN: response to cadmium ion, adenine salvage; LOCATED IN: cytosol, chloroplast, plasma membrane, plant-type cell wall; EXPRESSED IN: 24 plant structures; EXPRESSED DURING: 14 growth stages; CONTAINS InterPro DOMAIN/s: Adenine phosphoribosyl transferase (InterPro:IPR005764), Phosphoribosyltransferase (InterPro:IPR000836); BEST Arabidopsis thaliana protein match is: adenine phosphoribosyl transferase 3 (TAIR:AT4G22570.1); Has 9362 Blast hits to 9362 proteins in 2524 species: Archae - 217; Bacteria - 6510; Metazoa - 180; Fungi - 181; Plants - 165; Viruses - 0; Other Eukaryotes - 2109 (source: NCBI BLink).), giving the protein MATEDVQDPRIAKIASSIRVIPDFPKPGIMFQDITTLLLDTEAFKDTIALFVDRYKDKGISVVAGVEARGFIFGPPIALAIGAKFVPMRKPKKLPGKVISEEYSLEYGTDTIEMHVGAVEPGERAIIIDDLIATGGTLAAAIRLLERVGVKIVECACVIELPELKGKEKLGETSLFVLVKSAA; this is encoded by the exons ATGGCGACTGAAGATGTGCAAGATCCCAGAATCGCTAAGATTGCCTCTTCCATTAGAGTCATCCCCGACTTCCCTAAACCAG GAATCATGTTTCAGGACATAACGACGCTTCTTCTCGACACTGAGGCCTTTAAGGATACTAttgctttgtttgttgatagatacaaagataaaggCATATCTGTTGTTGCAG GTGTTGAAGCTAGAGGTTTCATTTTTGGCCCTCCTATTGCGTTGGCTATTGGTGCCAAATTTGTTCCCATGAGGAAGCCCAAGAAGCTACCTG GGAAGGTTATTTCGGAGGAGTATTCGTTGGAGTATGGAACAGATACGATTGAGATGCACGTAGGTGCAGTAGAGCCTGGTGAGCGTGCTATTATTATTGATGACCTCATTGCCACGGGTGGGACTCTCGCTGCTGCAATCCGACTACTTG AACGAGTAGGAGTGAAGATTGTTGAATGTGCTTGCGTAATTGAGTTACCAGAGCTTAAG GGAAAGGAGAAACTAGGAGAGACGTCGCTATTTGTTCTTGTAAAGTCGGCTGCTTAA
- a CDS encoding uncharacterized protein (unknown protein; Has 16 Blast hits to 16 proteins in 8 species: Archae - 0; Bacteria - 0; Metazoa - 0; Fungi - 0; Plants - 16; Viruses - 0; Other Eukaryotes - 0 (source: NCBI BLink).) encodes MGGGMGAFWGTRVMELVKKHDSGGLLWKRIKLTPTRKANAKTRLRRVWQNEAVLRACGESDAPNPPGASNTKSSSNAVKNA; translated from the exons ATGGGAGGAGGAATGGGTGCGTTTTGGGGAACTCGAGTGATGGAATTAGTGAAGAAGCACGATTCCGGTGGTCTTCTTTGGAAGCGGATCAAGCTAACCCCTACTCGTAAAGCCAATGCCAAAACCCGCCTCCGTCGTGTTTGGCAG AATGAGGCTGTTCTAAGGGCGTGTGGTGAATCAGATGCACCAAATCCGCCGGGAGCTAGCAACACAAAAAGCTCTAGCAATGCGGTGAAAAATGCGTAA